Proteins from a genomic interval of Pseudomonas silesiensis:
- a CDS encoding sigma-54-dependent transcriptional regulator, giving the protein MPHILIVEDETIIRSALRRLLERNQYQVSEAGSVQEAQERFTIPTFDLIVSDLRLPGAPGTELIKLGQGTPVLIMTSYASLRSAVDSMKMGAVDYIAKPFDHDEMLQAVARILRDRQSAQTSSEPVAGKTGNGAAKPGIDNSNGEIGIIGSCPPMQDLYSKIRKVAPTDSNVLIQGESGTGKELVARALHNLSRRAKAPMISVNCAAIPESLIESELFGHEKGAFTGASAGRAGLVEAADGGTLFLDEIGELPLEAQARLLRVLQEGEIRRVGSVQSQKVDVRLIAATHRDLKSLAKIGQFREDLYYRLHVIALKLPALRERGADVNEIANAFLARQSARVNRTDLRFAADAEQAIRHYSWPGNVRELENAVERAVILCESPEISAELLGIDIELSDLEEDDFIGLVPQQGNSAGNSSHEPTEDLSLEDYFQHFVLEHQDHMTETELARKLGVSRKCLWERRQRLGIPRRKTGVASES; this is encoded by the coding sequence ATGCCGCACATTTTGATCGTCGAAGACGAAACAATCATCCGCTCCGCCTTGCGCCGCCTGCTGGAACGTAACCAGTACCAGGTCAGCGAAGCCGGTTCAGTGCAGGAAGCACAAGAACGCTTCACCATTCCCACGTTCGACCTGATCGTCAGTGACCTGCGCCTGCCTGGCGCACCGGGCACCGAGCTGATCAAGCTTGGCCAGGGCACGCCGGTGCTGATCATGACCAGCTACGCCAGCCTGCGTTCGGCGGTCGATTCGATGAAGATGGGCGCGGTGGATTACATCGCCAAGCCTTTCGATCACGACGAAATGCTCCAGGCCGTCGCGCGCATCCTGCGTGACCGGCAATCGGCGCAAACCAGCAGCGAACCTGTCGCCGGCAAAACCGGCAATGGCGCGGCAAAGCCGGGTATCGACAACAGCAACGGGGAAATCGGCATCATCGGCTCGTGCCCGCCGATGCAGGACCTGTACAGCAAGATCCGCAAAGTCGCGCCAACCGACTCCAATGTCCTGATCCAGGGCGAGTCCGGTACCGGTAAAGAACTGGTGGCGCGTGCCCTGCACAACTTGTCCAGACGCGCCAAGGCACCGATGATCTCGGTGAACTGCGCGGCCATTCCGGAAAGCCTGATCGAGTCCGAACTGTTCGGCCACGAAAAAGGCGCGTTCACCGGCGCCAGCGCCGGGCGTGCCGGCCTGGTAGAAGCGGCCGATGGTGGCACCCTGTTCCTTGACGAAATCGGCGAACTGCCACTGGAAGCCCAGGCCCGTCTGCTGCGCGTGCTGCAGGAAGGCGAAATTCGCCGGGTGGGCTCGGTGCAGTCGCAGAAGGTCGATGTACGCCTGATCGCCGCGACTCACCGCGACCTCAAGAGCCTGGCGAAGATCGGCCAGTTCCGGGAGGACTTGTACTATCGCCTCCACGTGATTGCGTTGAAACTGCCAGCCCTGCGCGAACGCGGTGCGGACGTCAACGAAATCGCCAATGCCTTCCTGGCGCGGCAGAGCGCGCGCGTCAATCGCACCGACCTGAGGTTTGCCGCGGACGCCGAGCAGGCGATTCGTCACTATTCCTGGCCGGGTAACGTTCGCGAGCTGGAAAATGCCGTCGAGCGCGCGGTCATCCTGTGCGAGAGCCCGGAGATTTCCGCCGAACTGCTGGGTATCGACATCGAACTGAGCGACCTGGAAGAAGACGACTTCATCGGCCTGGTGCCGCAACAAGGTAACAGCGCCGGAAACAGCAGCCACGAGCCGACCGAAGACCTGTCACTGGAAGACTACTTCCAGCACTTCGTTCTCGAACATCAGGACCACATGACCGAAACCGAGCTGGCCCGCAAACTCGGGGTCAGCCGCAAATGCCTGTGGGAACGCCGCCAGCGCCTGGGCATTCCGCGGCGCAAGACCGGCGTGGCCAGCGAGAGCTGA
- the panB gene encoding 3-methyl-2-oxobutanoate hydroxymethyltransferase, with amino-acid sequence MPAITLTTLQGLKQKGEKITMLTCYDATFAHACNEAGVEVLLVGDSLGMVLQGHDSTLPVTTAEMAYHVAAVKRGNADALILADLPFMAYATTDQAMTNSALLMQAGAHMVKVEGALWLADSIRLLAERGIPVCAHMGLTPQSVNILGGYKVQGRNENQARQMRADAISLEQAGAAMLLLECVPSELAEEITQAVKIPVIGIGAGSGTDGQVLVLHDMLGLSITGRVPKFVKNFMTGQTSIHAALSAYVTEVKAASFPAIEHGFSA; translated from the coding sequence ATGCCAGCCATCACCCTGACCACACTGCAAGGTCTCAAGCAAAAAGGTGAAAAGATCACCATGCTGACCTGCTATGACGCCACTTTCGCCCACGCTTGCAATGAAGCGGGTGTCGAAGTGCTGCTGGTGGGCGACTCCCTCGGCATGGTTTTGCAGGGCCACGACAGCACCCTGCCGGTCACCACCGCTGAAATGGCGTATCACGTGGCAGCCGTCAAACGCGGCAACGCCGATGCGTTGATTCTTGCCGACCTGCCCTTCATGGCCTACGCCACCACCGACCAGGCCATGACCAACAGCGCGCTGTTGATGCAAGCCGGGGCGCACATGGTCAAGGTCGAAGGCGCCTTGTGGCTGGCGGATTCGATCCGCCTGCTGGCCGAGCGCGGCATTCCGGTATGCGCGCACATGGGGTTGACGCCGCAGTCGGTGAACATCCTTGGCGGTTACAAAGTCCAGGGCCGCAACGAAAACCAGGCGCGGCAGATGCGTGCCGACGCGATCTCCCTCGAACAGGCCGGCGCGGCAATGCTGCTGCTCGAATGCGTGCCGAGTGAACTGGCCGAAGAAATCACCCAGGCGGTGAAGATCCCGGTGATCGGCATCGGCGCCGGCAGCGGCACCGATGGCCAAGTGCTGGTGCTGCACGACATGCTGGGCCTGTCCATCACCGGCCGCGTGCCAAAGTTCGTGAAAAACTTCATGACTGGCCAAACCAGCATTCACGCGGCCTTGAGCGCTTACGTCACCGAAGTCAAAGCGGCTTCTTTTCCAGCTATCGAACACGGATTCTCTGCATGA
- the pgi gene encoding glucose-6-phosphate isomerase, with protein MAYYRTPHDVTALPAWQALKDHRQAMQDFSMREAFNADPQRFTQFTLSSCGLFLDYSKNLINAETRDLLVGLANQVDLQGAIKALFDGEIVNSSEGRPALHTALRRPVGDKLSVNGVNVMPEVHKVLNQITDLVGRIHDGLWRGYTEKPITDVVNIGIGGSFLGPELVSEALLSYAQKGVRCHYLANIDGTEFHELTMKLRAETTLFIVSSKSFNTLETLKNAQAARAWYLAQGGSEAELYRHFIAVSSNNAAAVAFGIREENIFPMWDWVGGRYSLWSAIGLPIALAIGMSNFKELLSGAYTMDQHFQSAPFEQNMPVLLALLGVWYGNFWGAQSHAILPYDHYLRNITKHLQQLDMESNGKSVRQDGTPVSTDTGPVIWGGVGCNGQHAYHQLLHQGTQLIPADFIVPIVSFNPVSDHHQWLYANCLSQSQALMLGKNRTEAEAELRDKGMSEEDVQKIAPHKVIQGNRPSNTLVVERISPRRLGALVAMYEHKVFVQSVVWGINAFDQWGVELGKELGKGVYNRLVGSEETPADDASTQGLIDYFRGRHRG; from the coding sequence ATGGCGTACTACCGCACTCCTCACGATGTGACCGCTCTGCCCGCCTGGCAAGCGTTGAAAGATCACCGCCAAGCCATGCAGGATTTCAGCATGCGCGAAGCCTTCAATGCCGATCCGCAGCGCTTTACTCAATTCACCCTCAGCAGCTGTGGTCTGTTTCTCGACTATTCGAAGAACCTGATCAACGCCGAGACCCGCGATCTGCTGGTGGGCCTGGCCAACCAAGTCGACCTCCAGGGCGCGATCAAAGCGCTGTTCGACGGCGAAATCGTCAACTCATCGGAAGGTCGTCCGGCCTTGCATACCGCCCTGCGCCGCCCGGTGGGCGACAAGCTGTCGGTCAACGGCGTCAACGTGATGCCGGAAGTGCACAAGGTACTGAACCAGATCACCGACCTCGTCGGCCGTATTCACGATGGTCTGTGGCGCGGTTACACCGAGAAGCCGATCACCGACGTAGTGAACATCGGCATCGGTGGCTCCTTCCTCGGCCCGGAGCTGGTCTCCGAAGCGCTGCTGTCCTACGCACAGAAAGGCGTGCGCTGCCATTACCTGGCGAATATCGATGGCACCGAGTTTCACGAACTGACCATGAAGCTGCGCGCCGAGACCACGCTGTTCATCGTCTCGTCGAAATCCTTCAACACCCTTGAAACCCTGAAAAATGCCCAGGCCGCGCGTGCCTGGTACCTGGCTCAAGGTGGCTCGGAGGCCGAGCTGTATCGTCACTTCATCGCCGTCTCCAGCAACAACGCGGCGGCCGTGGCGTTTGGTATCCGTGAAGAAAACATCTTCCCAATGTGGGATTGGGTCGGCGGGCGTTACTCGCTGTGGTCGGCCATCGGCCTGCCAATTGCCCTGGCCATCGGCATGTCGAACTTCAAGGAGCTGCTGTCCGGTGCCTACACCATGGACCAGCACTTCCAGAGCGCGCCTTTCGAACAGAACATGCCGGTGCTGCTGGCGTTGCTCGGCGTTTGGTACGGCAATTTCTGGGGCGCGCAGAGCCACGCGATCCTGCCGTACGACCACTATCTGCGCAACATCACCAAACACCTGCAACAGCTGGACATGGAGTCCAACGGCAAGAGCGTGCGTCAGGACGGCACTCCCGTGTCTACCGACACCGGTCCGGTGATCTGGGGTGGCGTGGGTTGCAACGGTCAGCACGCCTACCACCAGTTGCTGCATCAGGGCACCCAGCTGATCCCGGCTGACTTCATCGTGCCGATCGTCAGCTTCAACCCGGTGTCCGACCACCACCAGTGGCTGTACGCCAACTGCCTGTCACAAAGCCAGGCATTGATGCTCGGCAAGAACCGCACCGAGGCAGAAGCCGAATTGCGTGACAAGGGCATGAGCGAAGAAGACGTGCAGAAAATCGCCCCGCACAAGGTGATTCAGGGCAACCGTCCGAGCAACACCCTGGTGGTCGAGCGCATCAGCCCGCGTCGTCTCGGCGCGCTGGTGGCGATGTACGAACACAAAGTCTTCGTGCAAAGCGTGGTCTGGGGCATCAACGCCTTCGATCAGTGGGGCGTGGAATTGGGCAAGGAACTGGGCAAAGGCGTCTACAACCGCCTGGTCGGCAGCGAGGAAACCCCGGCTGACGATGCGTCTACCCAAGGCCTGATCGACTACTTCCGCGGTCGTCACCGCGGCTGA
- the folK gene encoding 2-amino-4-hydroxy-6-hydroxymethyldihydropteridine diphosphokinase yields MERIYIGMGSNLADPAEQLRSAIDALAQLPQTGLVGVSAFYQSDSLLPGQPRYTNAVAALDSTLPPLELLDALQAIENGQGRERLERWGPRTLDLDIVLFGDRLIDEPRLKVPHYHLQERAFVLYPLAELAPADLRLADGRSLPELLAACPFVGLERLPQD; encoded by the coding sequence ATGGAACGCATCTACATCGGCATGGGCAGCAACCTGGCTGACCCCGCCGAACAATTGCGCAGCGCGATCGATGCGCTGGCACAGTTGCCGCAGACCGGACTGGTTGGGGTTTCGGCGTTTTATCAAAGCGATTCGCTGCTGCCCGGGCAACCGCGCTACACCAACGCCGTCGCCGCCCTCGATAGCACGCTGCCACCGCTGGAGCTGCTGGATGCGCTGCAAGCGATCGAGAACGGGCAGGGCCGCGAGCGTCTCGAACGTTGGGGGCCGCGCACGCTGGATCTCGACATTGTGCTGTTCGGTGATCGGCTGATCGATGAGCCTCGCCTCAAAGTGCCTCATTACCATCTGCAGGAACGGGCTTTCGTCCTGTATCCCCTGGCAGAACTGGCGCCAGCGGATTTGCGCCTGGCCGATGGCCGCAGCCTCCCGGAATTGCTCGCCGCCTGCCCGTTCGTCGGCCTGGAACGCCTCCCCCAAGATTGA
- the panC gene encoding pantoate--beta-alanine ligase, producing MNTVKTVRELRAAVARARGEGKRIGFVPTMGNLHSGHVALITKATQRVDFVVASIFVNPLQFGAGEDLDKYPRTLAADQEKLLQAGCHLLFAPSVEEMYPEGTAGQTRVSVPQLSEGLCGASRPGHFEGVATVVSKLFNMVQPDLAIFGQKDFQQLAVIKSLVHDLNMPIQIIGEPTVRAADGLALSSRNGFLSEEQRAVAPIVYRTLSAIAEAIKQGDRDFPTLISAQIKQLEAAGLRPDYLEIRHAQTLRPATAQDRDLVILVAAFLGTTRLIDNLHLNLDASA from the coding sequence ATGAACACCGTCAAAACCGTACGCGAACTGCGGGCCGCCGTGGCCCGTGCCCGCGGCGAAGGCAAGCGCATCGGCTTCGTGCCGACCATGGGTAACCTGCACAGCGGTCATGTCGCGCTGATTACCAAGGCCACCCAACGGGTGGATTTCGTCGTCGCGAGCATTTTCGTCAATCCGCTGCAATTCGGCGCCGGCGAAGACCTCGACAAATACCCCCGCACCCTCGCCGCCGACCAGGAAAAATTGCTCCAGGCCGGTTGCCATTTGCTGTTCGCGCCATCTGTCGAAGAAATGTACCCAGAGGGCACCGCCGGCCAGACCCGGGTCAGTGTCCCGCAACTCTCCGAAGGTTTGTGCGGCGCCAGCCGTCCCGGGCATTTCGAAGGGGTGGCGACGGTCGTCAGCAAGTTGTTCAACATGGTCCAGCCGGACCTCGCGATCTTCGGGCAGAAAGACTTCCAGCAACTGGCGGTGATCAAATCCCTGGTCCATGACCTGAACATGCCGATCCAGATCATTGGAGAACCGACCGTGCGGGCGGCCGATGGCCTGGCGCTGTCGTCGCGCAATGGTTTCCTCAGCGAAGAACAGCGGGCGGTTGCGCCGATTGTGTATCGCACACTGTCGGCGATTGCCGAAGCCATCAAACAAGGCGACCGGGATTTCCCGACGTTGATTTCGGCGCAGATCAAGCAACTGGAAGCGGCTGGCCTGCGTCCTGATTACCTGGAAATTCGCCATGCCCAGACCCTGCGCCCGGCGACTGCGCAGGATCGGGACCTGGTGATACTGGTGGCGGCGTTCCTCGGCACCACGCGGTTGATCGACAACCTGCACCTGAACCTCGACGCATCCGCATAA
- the gluQRS gene encoding tRNA glutamyl-Q(34) synthetase GluQRS, producing MTAITSSAYIGRFAPTPSGHLHFGSLVAALASYLDARAVGGRWLMRMEDLDPPREEPGAQAAILKALESYGFEWDGEMVRQSDRHEAYAEVLNRLFNHGLAYACTCSRKQLERYHGIYPGLCRNAGHGTEDAAIRLRVPELEYHFIDRVQGEFRQHLGREVGDFVIRRRDGLYAYQLAVVLDDAWQGITDIVRGADLLDSTPRQLYLQELLGLPQPRYLHIPLITQPDGNKLGKSYRSPPLTEDQATPLLLRALRALGQNLGAELAYATPREVLDWGIVHWDALKIPRTLNLPEAQLQ from the coding sequence ATGACCGCCATCACCTCTTCCGCCTACATCGGGCGCTTTGCTCCCACGCCCAGTGGACATCTGCATTTCGGTTCGCTGGTCGCAGCGCTGGCGTCGTACCTCGACGCGCGTGCGGTGGGAGGTCGCTGGCTGATGCGCATGGAAGATCTCGATCCACCTCGGGAAGAACCCGGCGCCCAGGCGGCCATTCTCAAGGCGCTGGAAAGCTACGGTTTCGAGTGGGATGGCGAAATGGTCCGACAGAGCGACCGGCACGAGGCCTACGCCGAAGTGCTCAATCGCCTGTTCAATCATGGCCTGGCCTACGCCTGCACCTGTTCGCGCAAACAACTGGAGCGCTATCACGGGATTTATCCAGGCTTGTGCCGCAACGCCGGTCACGGCACCGAAGATGCCGCGATTCGCCTGCGTGTTCCGGAACTGGAATACCACTTCATCGACCGGGTCCAGGGCGAATTCCGCCAGCACCTGGGCCGTGAAGTCGGCGATTTCGTGATCCGCCGCCGCGACGGGCTCTACGCCTATCAACTGGCGGTGGTGCTGGACGATGCCTGGCAAGGCATCACCGATATTGTCCGGGGCGCCGACCTGCTGGACTCCACCCCGCGCCAGCTCTACCTGCAAGAACTGCTTGGCCTGCCACAGCCGCGTTACCTGCATATCCCGCTGATTACCCAGCCCGACGGCAACAAGCTCGGCAAGTCCTACCGTTCGCCGCCGTTGACCGAAGATCAGGCGACGCCGCTGCTGCTGCGTGCGTTGCGCGCGCTCGGACAAAACCTGGGCGCCGAACTGGCGTATGCCACACCACGGGAAGTGCTGGACTGGGGCATCGTCCACTGGGACGCACTGAAGATCCCGCGCACACTCAACCTGCCCGAAGCGCAGCTACAGTGA
- a CDS encoding sensor histidine kinase, which yields MPMSFSLTQMILISAAYLAVLFGVAWVSERGMIPRAIIRHPLTYTLSLGVYASAWAFYGTVGLAYQYGYGFLSSYLGVSGAFLLAPVLLYPILKITRTYQLSSLADLFAFRFRSTWAGALTTIFMLIGVLPLLALQIQAVADSIGILTREPVQHRVALSFCALITLFTIFFGSRHIATREKHEGLVFAIAFESVIKLIAIGGVGLYALYGVFDGPQQLELWLLQNQTALAALHTPLQEGPWRTLLLVFFASAIVMPHMYHMTFTENLNPRSLVSASWGLPLFLLLMSLAVPLILWAGLKLGATTNPEYFTLGIGIAANSKALALLAYIGGLSAASGLIIVTTLALSGMALNHLVLPLYQPPAEGNIYRWLKWTRRALIVAIIMAGYGFYLMLGAEQDLANLGIVAFVATLQFLPGVLSVLYWPTANRRGFIAGLLAGILVWLVTMLLPLVGNLQGFYIPLLNMIYVLDDTSWHMAAIASLAANVLMFTLISLFTNASAEEASAAEACAVDNVRRPQRRELHAASPQEFATQLAKPLGAKAAQKEVEQALHDLYLPFDERRPYALRRLRDRIEANLSGLMGPSVAQDMVETFLPYKAGGENYVTEDIHFIESRLEDYHSRLTGLAAELDALRRYHRQTLQELPMGVCSLAKDQEILMWNKAMEELTGIAAQRVVGSRLSTIADPWKALLQGFIDLPDEHLHKQHLALDGQTRWLNLHKAAIDEPLAPGNSGLVLLVEDLTETQMLEDKLVHSERLASIGRLAAGVAHEIGNPITGIACLAQNLREEREDDSELKEISGQILEQTKRVSRIVQSLMSFAHAGSHQHSDEPVCLAEVAQDAIGLLALNRRNFEVQFYNLCDPDHWVEGDPQRLAQVLINLLSNARDASPPGSAVRVKSEAGEHTVDLIVEDEGSGIPSSIMDRLFEPFFTTKDPGEGTGLGLALVYSIVEEHYGQITIDSPADVQSQRGTRIRVTLPRHVEATSAVN from the coding sequence ATGCCGATGAGCTTTAGCCTGACCCAGATGATCCTGATCAGCGCCGCCTACCTGGCGGTGCTGTTCGGCGTCGCCTGGGTCAGCGAACGGGGCATGATCCCCCGGGCGATCATTCGCCACCCGCTGACCTACACCCTGTCGCTGGGCGTCTACGCCAGTGCCTGGGCGTTTTACGGCACGGTGGGCCTGGCCTATCAGTACGGCTATGGTTTCCTGTCCAGTTACCTCGGGGTCTCCGGGGCGTTTTTGCTGGCGCCGGTGTTGCTGTACCCGATCCTGAAGATCACCCGCACCTATCAGCTGTCGTCCCTGGCCGATTTGTTCGCGTTCCGCTTCCGCAGCACCTGGGCCGGGGCGCTGACAACCATCTTCATGCTGATCGGCGTGCTGCCGTTGCTGGCCTTGCAGATTCAGGCGGTGGCCGACTCCATTGGCATCCTCACCCGCGAACCGGTCCAGCACCGCGTGGCCTTGAGCTTCTGCGCGCTGATTACCCTGTTCACGATTTTCTTCGGTTCGCGCCATATCGCCACCCGCGAGAAGCATGAAGGGCTGGTGTTCGCGATTGCCTTCGAGTCGGTGATCAAGTTGATCGCCATTGGCGGTGTCGGCCTGTATGCACTGTACGGCGTGTTCGACGGCCCGCAACAGCTGGAATTGTGGCTGCTGCAAAACCAGACCGCCCTCGCCGCCCTGCATACACCGCTACAGGAAGGGCCATGGCGCACGTTGCTGCTGGTGTTTTTCGCCTCGGCGATCGTGATGCCGCACATGTATCACATGACCTTTACCGAAAACCTCAACCCGCGCTCCCTGGTGAGCGCCAGCTGGGGCCTGCCGCTCTTCCTGCTGCTGATGAGCCTGGCCGTGCCGTTGATTCTCTGGGCCGGCTTGAAACTCGGCGCCACCACCAACCCGGAATACTTCACCCTGGGCATCGGTATCGCCGCCAACAGCAAGGCCCTGGCGCTGCTGGCGTACATCGGTGGTTTGTCGGCGGCCAGCGGGCTGATCATCGTCACCACCCTGGCGCTGTCCGGAATGGCGCTGAATCACCTGGTACTGCCGCTCTACCAGCCGCCGGCCGAAGGCAATATCTATCGCTGGCTGAAGTGGACCCGCCGGGCGCTGATCGTCGCGATCATCATGGCCGGCTACGGTTTCTACCTGATGCTGGGCGCCGAGCAGGACCTGGCCAACCTGGGCATCGTCGCCTTCGTCGCCACCCTGCAATTCCTGCCGGGCGTGCTGTCGGTCCTGTACTGGCCGACCGCCAACCGCCGCGGCTTCATCGCCGGCCTGCTTGCCGGGATCCTGGTGTGGCTGGTCACCATGCTGCTGCCGCTGGTGGGCAATCTGCAGGGTTTCTATATTCCGCTGCTGAACATGATCTACGTGCTGGACGACACCAGTTGGCACATGGCGGCCATCGCCTCGCTGGCGGCCAACGTGCTGATGTTCACCCTGATTTCGCTGTTCACCAACGCCAGCGCCGAAGAGGCCAGCGCCGCCGAAGCCTGCGCCGTGGACAACGTGCGTCGCCCGCAACGCCGGGAACTGCACGCCGCCTCGCCCCAGGAGTTCGCCACGCAGCTGGCCAAACCCTTGGGCGCCAAGGCCGCACAGAAAGAAGTCGAGCAAGCCCTGCACGACCTTTATCTGCCATTCGACGAGCGCCGACCTTACGCCTTGCGCCGTTTGCGTGACCGAATCGAAGCCAACCTGTCCGGCCTGATGGGACCGAGCGTGGCCCAGGACATGGTGGAAACCTTCCTGCCTTATAAGGCCGGCGGCGAAAACTATGTGACTGAAGACATCCACTTCATCGAAAGCCGGCTCGAGGATTACCATTCGCGCCTCACAGGCCTTGCCGCCGAACTCGATGCACTGCGCCGCTATCACCGCCAGACCTTGCAGGAATTGCCGATGGGTGTTTGTTCCCTGGCCAAGGATCAGGAAATCCTCATGTGGAACAAAGCCATGGAGGAATTGACCGGGATTGCCGCCCAACGTGTGGTCGGCTCGCGCCTGAGCACCATCGCCGATCCCTGGAAAGCGCTGTTGCAAGGCTTCATCGATCTGCCCGACGAACACTTGCACAAGCAGCACCTGGCCCTCGATGGCCAGACCCGCTGGCTGAATCTGCACAAGGCGGCGATCGACGAACCCCTGGCGCCGGGTAACAGTGGCCTGGTGCTGCTGGTGGAAGACCTGACCGAAACCCAGATGCTCGAAGACAAGCTGGTTCACTCCGAGCGACTGGCCAGCATCGGCCGCCTCGCCGCCGGCGTGGCCCATGAGATCGGCAACCCGATCACCGGCATCGCCTGCCTGGCCCAGAACCTGCGCGAAGAGCGCGAAGACGACAGCGAACTGAAGGAAATCAGCGGGCAGATCCTCGAACAGACCAAACGCGTGTCACGCATCGTTCAATCGCTGATGAGCTTTGCCCACGCCGGCAGTCACCAGCACAGCGACGAGCCCGTCTGTCTGGCTGAAGTGGCCCAGGATGCCATCGGCCTGCTGGCCCTGAACCGACGCAATTTCGAAGTGCAGTTCTACAACCTTTGCGACCCCGACCACTGGGTTGAAGGCGACCCTCAGCGCCTGGCCCAAGTACTGATCAACCTGCTCTCCAACGCCCGTGACGCCTCGCCTCCCGGCAGTGCGGTGCGGGTCAAGAGCGAAGCCGGCGAACACACGGTCGATTTGATCGTCGAAGACGAAGGCAGCGGTATTCCCTCGAGCATCATGGATCGACTGTTCGAACCTTTCTTCACCACCAAGGATCCTGGCGAAGGCACCGGTCTGGGCCTTGCACTGGTCTATTCCATCGTTGAAGAGCATTATGGACAAATCACCATCGACAGCCCGGCTGATGTACAAAGCCAACGCGGCACCCGTATCCGGGTGACCTTGCCGCGTCATGTCGAAGCGACGTCCGCTGTGAACTGA
- a CDS encoding polynucleotide adenylyltransferase PcnB, whose amino-acid sequence MLKKLFQSFRSPKRHTQHIRSTPEVLNSGQHSLQKTQFSRYAVNIVERLQNAGYQAYLVGGCVRDMLLGITPKDFDVATSATPEQVRAEFRNARIIGRRFKLVHIHFGREIIEVATFRANHPQNDEEEDSNQSSRNESGRILRDNVYGTLEEDAQRRDFTINALYYDPVSERILDYANGVHDIRNHLIRLIGDPKQRYQEDPVRMLRAVRFAAKLNFGIEKHSAAPIRELAPMLREIPSARLFEEVLKLFLSGHAADTFEMLVDLQLFDPLFPASAEALEYNPTYTHTLISDALINTDLRIKQNKPVTPAFLFAALLWPALPARVLRLQERGMPPIPAMQEAAHELIAEQCQRIAIPKRFTMPIREIWDMQERLPRRSGKRADLLLDNPRFRAGYDFLLLRESAGEQTDGLGEWWTDYQDANDSERRDMIRDLSGKDDGTGAPRKRRRSGGAKRKRAAGAPSAPGE is encoded by the coding sequence ATGCTGAAGAAGCTGTTCCAGTCATTCCGTTCTCCCAAGCGTCATACGCAACACATTCGCAGCACGCCTGAAGTGCTCAACAGCGGCCAACATTCGCTGCAAAAGACGCAATTCAGCCGTTACGCGGTGAATATCGTCGAACGCCTGCAGAACGCCGGTTACCAGGCTTATCTGGTCGGTGGTTGTGTGCGCGACATGCTGCTGGGCATTACCCCAAAAGACTTCGACGTCGCCACCAGTGCCACACCGGAACAGGTCCGGGCCGAATTCCGCAACGCGCGGATCATCGGGCGTCGATTCAAACTGGTACACATCCACTTTGGCCGCGAAATCATCGAAGTCGCGACCTTCCGTGCCAATCATCCGCAAAACGATGAAGAAGAAGACAGCAATCAGTCTTCTCGCAACGAGAGCGGACGCATTCTGCGCGACAACGTCTACGGCACGCTGGAAGAGGACGCGCAACGCCGCGACTTCACCATCAACGCCCTGTATTACGATCCGGTCAGCGAACGCATTCTCGATTACGCCAATGGCGTACACGACATTCGCAATCATTTGATCCGCCTGATTGGCGATCCGAAGCAACGTTACCAGGAAGACCCGGTGCGGATGTTGCGGGCCGTTCGTTTCGCCGCCAAGCTGAATTTCGGCATCGAAAAACACAGCGCCGCGCCCATTCGTGAACTGGCGCCGATGCTGCGTGAAATCCCGTCTGCCCGCCTGTTCGAAGAAGTCCTCAAGTTGTTCCTCTCCGGCCATGCCGCGGACACCTTCGAGATGCTGGTCGACCTGCAGTTGTTCGATCCGCTGTTCCCGGCCAGTGCCGAAGCGCTGGAATACAACCCGACGTACACCCACACGCTGATCAGTGATGCGTTGATCAACACTGACCTGCGGATCAAGCAGAATAAACCGGTGACCCCGGCGTTCCTCTTTGCCGCCCTGCTCTGGCCGGCGCTGCCGGCGCGAGTCCTGCGTTTGCAGGAGCGTGGCATGCCGCCTATCCCGGCCATGCAGGAAGCGGCCCATGAGCTGATTGCCGAACAGTGCCAGCGGATCGCGATTCCTAAACGCTTCACCATGCCGATCCGCGAGATCTGGGACATGCAGGAGCGCCTGCCCCGCCGCAGCGGCAAACGTGCCGACCTGTTGCTGGACAATCCACGCTTCCGCGCCGGTTACGACTTCCTGCTGCTGCGCGAAAGCGCCGGCGAACAGACCGATGGCCTGGGCGAATGGTGGACGGATTATCAGGACGCCAACGACAGCGAACGTCGGGACATGATCCGCGATCTCAGCGGCAAGGATGACGGCACCGGAGCGCCACGCAAACGTCGCCGCAGCGGTGGCGCCAAGCGCAAACGCGCAGCCGGCGCCCCGAGCGCCCCGGGCGAGTAA